One genomic region from Sorangium aterium encodes:
- a CDS encoding nucleotidyltransferase domain-containing protein, translated as MSPDELATCSWPDLPPRYATALRAVVAFVFETFEPRAIVAAGSVVRGAGDRTSDLDIFVVQERPYKQRLQRWFGDVPVEIFVNPARAIRAYFASEHERGRPSAAHMMATGFPVFGGQAIEGLREEAAEWLKKRAVLAPDEDAFARYSAATLLEDGEDVVERDPAMASALLGEAVMAMLRYYLRAERGTVPGDKSLLLEVERSDREIAEAARRFFGVSTIEERQLAARALADRTIRARGFFEWDSERIPVPDD; from the coding sequence ATGAGCCCCGACGAACTCGCCACGTGCAGCTGGCCCGACCTCCCGCCGAGGTATGCGACAGCGCTCCGTGCGGTCGTCGCGTTTGTATTCGAGACCTTCGAGCCGCGGGCGATCGTCGCCGCGGGGTCGGTCGTCCGCGGCGCGGGTGATCGAACCAGCGATCTCGACATCTTCGTTGTCCAGGAGCGTCCGTACAAGCAGCGTCTACAGCGGTGGTTCGGCGACGTTCCGGTCGAGATCTTCGTCAACCCGGCGCGCGCAATTCGAGCGTACTTCGCCAGCGAGCATGAGCGCGGTCGCCCCTCCGCGGCGCACATGATGGCCACCGGCTTCCCTGTGTTCGGCGGCCAGGCGATCGAGGGCCTGCGGGAGGAGGCCGCCGAGTGGCTGAAGAAGCGCGCCGTGCTCGCTCCGGATGAGGACGCGTTCGCTCGTTATTCAGCGGCGACACTCCTGGAGGACGGCGAGGACGTCGTGGAGCGCGATCCCGCCATGGCCAGCGCGCTGCTCGGTGAGGCGGTCATGGCGATGCTCCGGTACTACCTCCGCGCCGAGCGCGGGACTGTGCCAGGGGACAAGAGCCTGCTGCTCGAGGTCGAACGCAGCGACCGTGAAATCGCCGAGGCGGCGCGCCGCTTCTTCGGGGTCTCCACGATCGAGGAGCGCCAGCTCGCAGCGCGAGCGCTGGCTGACCGCACCATCCGTGCACGGGGCTTCTTCGAGTGGGACTCCGAAAGGATCCCCGTGCCGGACGACTGA
- a CDS encoding glutathione S-transferase family protein, translating to MIKVYNFARGARGLRVMWQCEEMGLPYQVEMVSFPPSKAYLALHPLGTVPFLEDEGGVAIHESVAMMVYVAQQYGPTPLLPGKGDPALARVLQMAVFGEATIGAAVNALLTAHFGAPEADKRNWSVRAHEATVEKALRFTADRLGNMPFLAGEGLTLADISVSTAIGIYRGALGKTLPDELVTYQERIAARPEYQRARARCHGEDRG from the coding sequence ATGATCAAGGTCTACAACTTCGCGCGCGGGGCCCGCGGCCTGCGCGTGATGTGGCAGTGCGAAGAGATGGGTTTGCCCTACCAGGTCGAGATGGTCTCGTTTCCGCCGAGCAAAGCCTATCTCGCGCTGCATCCGCTCGGCACCGTGCCGTTCCTCGAGGATGAGGGCGGCGTGGCGATCCACGAGTCCGTCGCGATGATGGTCTACGTGGCGCAGCAATACGGGCCCACTCCCCTCTTGCCCGGCAAGGGCGATCCGGCGCTCGCGCGCGTGCTGCAAATGGCCGTGTTCGGCGAAGCGACCATCGGGGCAGCCGTCAATGCCCTGCTGACAGCGCATTTCGGCGCGCCCGAGGCGGACAAGCGCAACTGGTCCGTCCGCGCGCACGAGGCAACCGTCGAGAAGGCCTTGCGCTTCACGGCCGACAGGCTCGGCAACATGCCTTTTCTCGCCGGCGAGGGCCTCACGCTCGCCGACATCTCCGTGAGCACCGCGATCGGAATCTATCGCGGCGCGCTCGGCAAGACGCTGCCCGACGAGCTCGTCACCTACCAGGAGCGGATCGCCGCGCGGCCGGAGTACCAGCGCGCGCGCGCGAGGTGCCATGGTGAGGACAGGGGCTGA
- a CDS encoding endo alpha-1,4 polygalactosaminidase, whose product MNRSWPAVVKSLIFVLAAVPAACGDAGADPGGAGGSRPESPDSSGTQASTSTSSTSAGGDPGIWIPALETSWHWMIDHPLDLDDPRDMGLVDPTGAPIESPPPTVYDIDWEYTPAETVAALHAMGANVICYVDVGAFEDYRPDAGDFPESVKGNPDYHWEGSFWLDIRQIDVLGPIMQARFQVCKDKGFDAIEPDEVDGYANDSGFPLTYEDQIAYNMFIADLAHEMGMSVGLKGDIEQAEDLWPHFDWTLNEQCFEYEECELLVDSFLANGKAVFEVEYDDPFSGHMTDRSLFCEQANAWGFNSMEMPLDLDGGRWPCR is encoded by the coding sequence ATGAATCGATCGTGGCCCGCGGTGGTCAAGTCGTTGATCTTCGTCCTCGCGGCGGTGCCCGCCGCGTGCGGCGACGCCGGCGCGGATCCGGGCGGGGCAGGGGGCTCGCGGCCGGAGTCGCCCGACAGTTCCGGCACGCAGGCGTCGACGTCCACCTCATCGACGTCCGCAGGCGGGGACCCCGGCATCTGGATCCCGGCGCTCGAGACGTCGTGGCACTGGATGATCGACCACCCCCTGGACCTGGACGACCCGAGGGACATGGGCCTTGTCGATCCCACGGGAGCGCCCATCGAGTCGCCGCCACCCACGGTCTACGACATCGACTGGGAGTACACGCCGGCCGAGACGGTGGCCGCGCTCCACGCGATGGGCGCCAATGTCATCTGCTACGTCGACGTCGGCGCGTTCGAGGACTACCGGCCAGACGCCGGCGACTTCCCGGAGTCGGTCAAAGGCAACCCGGACTATCATTGGGAAGGCTCGTTCTGGCTCGACATCCGGCAGATCGACGTCCTCGGGCCGATCATGCAGGCCCGGTTCCAGGTCTGCAAGGACAAGGGCTTCGACGCCATCGAGCCCGATGAAGTCGACGGTTACGCCAACGACTCCGGGTTCCCCCTCACCTATGAAGACCAGATCGCGTACAACATGTTCATCGCGGATCTCGCCCACGAGATGGGCATGTCCGTGGGGCTCAAGGGCGACATCGAGCAGGCGGAGGACCTGTGGCCGCACTTCGACTGGACGCTGAACGAGCAGTGCTTCGAGTATGAAGAGTGCGAGCTCCTCGTCGATTCCTTCCTGGCGAACGGCAAGGCCGTGTTCGAGGTGGAGTACGACGATCCGTTCTCGGGTCACATGACCGACAGGTCGCTCTTCTGCGAACAGGCGAACGCCTGGGGCTTCAACAGCATGGAGATGCCGCTCGACCTCGACGGTGGCCGGTGGCCCTGCCGGTGA
- a CDS encoding LysR family transcriptional regulator produces the protein MNLSTLDLNLLLVLHAVLEERSAARAARRLRVTPSAVSNSLARLRAQLGDPLVVRSGRGLVPTPRAQQIAPRLRAAFGEIAGAIEGDRAFDPRATTRAFTLALSDLDQICSLPAIARAYAAEMPRATLRVVSVDHLEATGGLGGGDVDATIAPAHPLPPGHHAADLFEQDSVFVVRRGHPCARRRLTREAFNSLRHIDIHIALGRGGIGNRAAVEALAAQGLHREIAAAVPTFSAAAVIAANTDLVAAMPRRIAEALARLAPLTLLEPPVAALVFRMQLVWHERTHEDEGARCFRELVIAALRDGPRARGRAAEGTRKKPSGPRDSRPTSRSPTR, from the coding sequence GTGAACTTGTCGACGCTCGATCTCAACCTGCTGCTCGTCCTGCACGCGGTGCTCGAGGAGCGGAGCGCGGCGCGGGCGGCGCGGCGGCTCCGCGTCACGCCGTCGGCCGTGAGCAACTCGCTCGCGCGGCTGCGCGCGCAGCTCGGCGACCCGCTCGTGGTGCGCAGCGGGCGCGGCCTCGTCCCCACGCCCCGCGCGCAGCAGATCGCGCCGCGGCTCCGGGCCGCGTTCGGCGAGATCGCCGGCGCGATCGAGGGGGATCGCGCGTTCGACCCGCGGGCGACCACGCGCGCGTTCACGCTCGCGCTCTCGGACCTCGACCAGATCTGCAGCCTGCCGGCGATCGCGCGCGCCTATGCGGCCGAGATGCCGCGCGCGACCCTCCGCGTCGTGAGCGTCGACCACCTCGAGGCGACCGGGGGGCTCGGCGGCGGCGACGTCGACGCGACGATCGCGCCCGCGCACCCGCTCCCGCCGGGCCACCACGCCGCGGACCTCTTCGAGCAGGACAGCGTGTTCGTGGTCCGCCGCGGTCACCCGTGCGCCCGCCGCCGGCTCACGCGCGAGGCGTTCAACTCGCTGCGCCACATCGACATCCACATCGCGCTCGGGCGCGGCGGCATCGGCAACCGCGCCGCCGTGGAGGCGCTCGCGGCCCAGGGGCTGCACCGCGAGATCGCCGCCGCCGTCCCGACCTTCTCCGCCGCCGCGGTCATCGCCGCGAACACCGATCTCGTCGCCGCCATGCCGCGCCGCATCGCCGAGGCGCTCGCGCGCCTCGCGCCGCTCACCCTCCTCGAGCCGCCCGTGGCCGCGCTCGTCTTCCGCATGCAGCTCGTCTGGCACGAGCGGACCCACGAGGACGAGGGCGCCCGCTGCTTCCGGGAGCTCGTCATCGCCGCGCTCCGCGACGGCCCGCGGGCGCGCGGCCGCGCGGCGGAGGGCACGAGGAAGAAGCCCAGTGGACCTCGGGACTCGAGGCCTACGTCCCGCTCACCGACAAGGTGA
- a CDS encoding FAD-dependent oxidoreductase, protein MTQRGVRRVVLIGGGIAGPVLGMFLQRIGVEATIFEARAAPLEQEGAFLGVAPNGMNVLAELGVARAVQARGAVCDGIRFENARGRGIGVIDQRDAARRFGAGLVMIRRGALHAALAEEAARRGVAIRYGMRLEGVDCSDPREVVARFEGGDEARGDVLIGCDGVRSRTRAAALPGAPAPGYTGLVDFGGFARCPGAPLQPGWSVMVFGRRAFFGAFAAPEGEVWWFHNSGEPAPEGAAAPGPLRERILALHEGDPGWIADVVRATPEVLGPWLLHDILTMPRWHAGRVCLIGDAAHAATPHAGQGASLAMEDGMLLARCLRDEPEPERAFAAFERLRRPRVEAIVRQARRNGSRKAVSGPVAGWLRDRALPLFLRIGAAAQERAHAYRIDWEERIA, encoded by the coding sequence ATGACACAGCGAGGTGTGCGGCGGGTGGTGCTCATCGGCGGGGGCATTGCGGGCCCGGTGCTCGGGATGTTCCTTCAGCGCATCGGCGTGGAGGCGACGATCTTCGAGGCGCGCGCGGCCCCTCTGGAGCAGGAGGGAGCGTTCCTGGGCGTCGCGCCGAACGGGATGAACGTGCTCGCAGAGCTGGGCGTCGCGCGCGCGGTGCAGGCGCGGGGCGCGGTGTGCGACGGGATCCGGTTCGAGAACGCGCGTGGGCGGGGCATCGGCGTGATCGATCAGCGCGACGCGGCGCGCCGGTTCGGCGCGGGGCTCGTGATGATCCGGCGCGGCGCGCTGCACGCGGCGCTCGCGGAGGAGGCGGCCCGGCGGGGCGTCGCGATCCGGTACGGCATGCGGCTCGAAGGGGTGGACTGCTCGGATCCGCGCGAGGTCGTGGCGCGCTTCGAGGGCGGCGACGAGGCGCGCGGCGACGTGCTCATCGGGTGCGACGGCGTCCGATCGCGCACGCGGGCGGCGGCGCTGCCCGGCGCGCCGGCGCCGGGCTACACAGGCCTCGTCGATTTCGGCGGCTTCGCGCGCTGCCCCGGCGCGCCGCTCCAGCCTGGCTGGAGCGTGATGGTCTTCGGCCGGCGCGCGTTCTTCGGCGCGTTTGCGGCGCCGGAGGGCGAGGTCTGGTGGTTCCACAACAGCGGGGAGCCCGCGCCGGAGGGCGCCGCCGCGCCGGGGCCGCTCCGCGAGCGCATCCTCGCGCTCCACGAGGGCGATCCAGGCTGGATCGCGGACGTGGTGCGCGCGACGCCCGAGGTGCTCGGTCCATGGCTGCTGCACGACATCCTGACGATGCCGCGCTGGCACGCCGGCCGGGTCTGCCTGATCGGCGACGCGGCGCACGCCGCGACGCCGCACGCCGGCCAGGGCGCCTCGCTGGCCATGGAGGACGGGATGCTCCTCGCGAGGTGCCTGCGGGACGAGCCCGAGCCGGAGCGAGCGTTCGCGGCGTTCGAGCGGCTGCGGCGGCCGCGGGTCGAGGCGATCGTCCGCCAGGCGCGCCGCAACGGCAGCCGCAAGGCGGTCTCGGGGCCTGTCGCGGGGTGGCTGCGCGACCGGGCGCTGCCGCTGTTCTTGCGGATCGGCGCCGCCGCGCAGGAGCGCGCGCACGCGTACCGGATCGACTGGGAGGAGCGGATCGCGTAG
- a CDS encoding M56 family metallopeptidase, with amino-acid sequence MSPIEMSPLPFLVDAARGAVLLGLALAVMPLLRRAPASTRRLVLVLGLAAAALVPVASRLAPAWRVLPVAELGVADAGRPFAEPIGDAIASPSVEPVSRAVVQAPSTQVAPAKQSFPWGPALLAVWALGASAVLARLAHGLAKARGIARRATLLSLPGITATLSEARMKARVCVSSEIDVPAVTGVFSAVVLVPREALEWSQARWRAVLLHELAHVRQRDCLAQIVGQLACAMHWFNPLVWLAARRLRMERELSADERVLASGTRPTEYAEHLLAIATSAARLREVPGGALGMAEPSQLFARVEAIVRPHAGSLRTSAARGVAITAAAAALLGVVACVTAGKEGPVAAVAANPANPSGKSELVASAPAGASIPPSASTVAIATPASLADLTAEVASVLGAPADRLELTINRDIQAIVDEEMKRMEDEWHPVTATAIVLDPKSGEVLAIHDPSTAAAPRISGSTIKSLTVAAALDEGAIAVTDRFFCDRGARSYGKEVLRDASPNEWLDVPQILVRSSNIGASRIFDKLGGEALGRWLRRFHFGEAMRIQLRGAPVGEVPPVIADGSLRGVGLASGHGGAMASPLQMAAAYAAIANDGVFNAPTLARRARGADGSVRFEHHPENERVLRPETARAVMGMLERAVSDEQATGKAARVQGVRVAGKTGTTDEESATGEPRAYASFIGVAPAEQPRFVILVGAVVAAEGATGGKVAGPAFARITARALGR; translated from the coding sequence ATGAGCCCGATCGAGATGAGTCCGCTGCCGTTCCTCGTCGATGCCGCGCGGGGCGCCGTGCTCCTCGGGCTCGCCCTCGCGGTGATGCCGCTGCTCCGCCGCGCGCCGGCCTCCACACGTCGGCTCGTGCTGGTGCTCGGGCTCGCGGCCGCGGCCCTGGTGCCGGTCGCCTCGCGGCTCGCTCCGGCGTGGCGGGTGCTGCCAGTGGCCGAGCTTGGCGTCGCGGACGCGGGCAGACCCTTCGCCGAGCCCATCGGGGATGCCATTGCCTCGCCCTCCGTCGAGCCTGTTTCCCGCGCCGTGGTGCAGGCTCCGTCCACGCAGGTCGCCCCGGCAAAGCAGTCCTTTCCGTGGGGCCCGGCGCTCCTTGCCGTGTGGGCGCTCGGGGCATCTGCTGTGCTCGCTCGCCTCGCCCATGGCCTCGCCAAGGCGCGTGGGATCGCCCGGCGCGCAACCCTGCTCTCGTTGCCCGGGATCACGGCGACTCTCAGCGAGGCGCGCATGAAGGCCCGCGTTTGCGTCAGCTCCGAGATCGATGTGCCGGCGGTGACCGGGGTCTTTTCGGCGGTGGTGCTGGTGCCGCGGGAGGCGCTCGAGTGGAGCCAGGCGCGCTGGCGGGCCGTGCTGTTGCACGAGCTGGCGCACGTTCGGCAGCGCGATTGTCTTGCCCAGATCGTGGGGCAGCTCGCCTGTGCAATGCACTGGTTCAACCCGCTTGTGTGGCTCGCGGCGCGCAGGCTTCGCATGGAGCGCGAGCTCTCGGCGGACGAGCGGGTCCTGGCGAGCGGGACGCGGCCGACCGAATATGCCGAGCACCTGCTGGCCATTGCGACCAGCGCCGCGCGGCTCCGTGAGGTGCCGGGCGGCGCGCTCGGGATGGCGGAGCCCTCGCAGCTCTTTGCGCGGGTCGAGGCCATCGTGCGACCGCACGCGGGGTCTCTGCGCACGTCGGCGGCGCGGGGCGTTGCCATCACCGCGGCGGCTGCGGCGCTGCTCGGGGTGGTGGCGTGCGTCACCGCCGGCAAGGAAGGACCTGTAGCGGCTGTGGCGGCCAATCCAGCCAATCCATCCGGGAAGTCGGAGCTGGTCGCTTCCGCACCGGCGGGCGCGTCCATTCCGCCCTCTGCCTCCACCGTTGCTATCGCCACGCCGGCCTCTCTGGCCGATCTGACCGCGGAGGTCGCCTCCGTGCTGGGCGCCCCGGCCGATCGCCTGGAGCTCACGATCAATCGCGACATCCAGGCGATCGTCGATGAGGAGATGAAGCGGATGGAGGACGAATGGCACCCTGTCACCGCCACTGCGATCGTGCTCGATCCAAAGAGCGGCGAGGTGCTGGCCATCCACGATCCGAGCACCGCCGCGGCCCCGCGCATCAGCGGCTCGACCATCAAGTCGCTCACCGTCGCGGCCGCTCTCGACGAGGGGGCCATTGCGGTGACCGACCGGTTCTTCTGCGACAGGGGCGCGCGGAGCTATGGCAAGGAAGTCCTCCGCGACGCGAGCCCGAACGAGTGGCTCGACGTGCCGCAGATCCTCGTGCGCTCGTCGAACATCGGGGCCTCGCGGATCTTCGACAAGCTGGGCGGTGAGGCGCTCGGGCGCTGGCTCCGGCGCTTTCATTTCGGCGAGGCGATGCGCATCCAGCTCCGCGGCGCGCCGGTCGGCGAGGTCCCTCCGGTCATCGCGGACGGCTCGCTCCGCGGCGTGGGCCTGGCATCCGGCCATGGCGGCGCGATGGCCAGCCCGCTGCAGATGGCCGCCGCTTATGCCGCGATCGCCAATGACGGCGTGTTCAATGCGCCGACGCTCGCCCGGCGCGCGCGGGGCGCGGACGGCAGCGTCCGCTTCGAGCACCACCCGGAGAACGAGCGCGTGCTCCGCCCGGAGACGGCGCGGGCGGTGATGGGCATGCTGGAGCGCGCCGTGAGCGACGAGCAGGCGACGGGCAAAGCAGCGCGTGTGCAAGGGGTGCGGGTCGCCGGGAAGACCGGCACCACGGACGAGGAATCGGCGACGGGCGAGCCGCGTGCTTACGCGAGCTTCATCGGGGTCGCGCCGGCGGAGCAGCCGCGTTTCGTCATCCTCGTCGGCGCGGTGGTCGCCGCGGAGGGCGCGACGGGCGGCAAGGTGGCGGGGCCGGCGTTCGCGCGCATCACCGCGCGGGCGCTCGGGCGCTGA
- a CDS encoding BlaI/MecI/CopY family transcriptional regulator — MPKPPLTRREREIMEILYRLRRATAHEVKDNLADPPSYSAVRALLRLLEERGHVKHVEEGQRYVYTPVAAPSEARRSALAQVVRTFFGGSVEQAVTALVDTSKSRLSREELDRIAQVIERAKKEGG, encoded by the coding sequence ATGCCGAAGCCGCCGCTCACGCGCCGAGAGCGCGAGATCATGGAGATTTTGTACCGCCTACGCCGCGCGACCGCGCACGAGGTGAAGGACAACCTCGCGGATCCGCCGAGCTACTCCGCGGTCCGCGCGCTGCTGCGCCTGCTGGAGGAGCGCGGGCACGTCAAGCACGTCGAGGAAGGGCAACGCTACGTCTACACGCCGGTCGCGGCCCCGAGCGAGGCTCGCAGGAGCGCGCTGGCGCAGGTCGTGCGGACGTTTTTTGGAGGCTCGGTCGAGCAAGCGGTCACCGCGCTGGTCGACACGTCGAAGTCCAGGTTATCGCGGGAAGAGCTGGATCGCATCGCCCAGGTGATCGAGCGCGCCAAGAAGGAAGGGGGTTGA
- a CDS encoding FAD-dependent monooxygenase: MATSRNKKILISGASIAGPVLAYWLHRYGFQVTVVEKAGAVRSGGYPIDIRGTAIDVVKRMGVLSRMAAAHIDSRKITFVDGDGALIGSIRPEALTGGKEGRDLELPRGELTTVLYDAVRDDVEFRFGDSITTLNEHGGGVDVRFQSGLQRPFDLVIGADGLHSNTRRLAFGPEAQYHRYLGYCFAGFTIPNTLGLSHEAFISNTPGKAAVLFAAGDSDRLHAFLTFTRPQPPFSEFADIEAQRRLTASVFAGARWEVPRMLAALQEATDVFFDVVSQIRMPRWSKGRVALVGDAAHAPSFLSGQGTSTAMVGAYVLAGELATHSDFSAAFASYERVMRPFVEVNQSLADGGAASLIPATSRALWIRNQALRVTPWLARTGLAGRKGRRASTALTLPLYGVQASG, translated from the coding sequence ATGGCGACTTCGCGGAACAAGAAGATCCTGATCTCCGGCGCGAGCATCGCCGGCCCCGTGCTCGCGTACTGGCTTCACAGGTACGGCTTCCAGGTCACGGTGGTGGAGAAGGCCGGCGCTGTGCGAAGCGGCGGGTACCCCATCGACATCCGGGGCACCGCGATCGACGTCGTGAAGCGCATGGGCGTGTTGTCGCGCATGGCAGCCGCGCACATCGACTCACGCAAAATCACGTTCGTCGATGGCGACGGCGCGCTTATCGGGTCGATCCGGCCCGAGGCGCTCACCGGCGGCAAGGAAGGCCGGGATCTGGAGCTGCCTCGCGGAGAGCTCACGACGGTGCTCTACGACGCCGTCCGAGATGACGTCGAATTCCGCTTCGGCGACTCCATCACCACCTTGAACGAGCACGGCGGCGGCGTCGATGTGCGCTTCCAGAGCGGCCTGCAACGCCCCTTCGACCTGGTCATCGGCGCTGACGGATTGCATTCGAACACACGGCGGCTCGCCTTCGGGCCCGAGGCGCAGTACCACCGTTATCTCGGCTACTGCTTTGCAGGTTTCACCATCCCCAACACCCTCGGGCTCTCTCACGAGGCGTTCATCAGCAACACGCCCGGGAAGGCGGCCGTGCTGTTCGCGGCCGGCGACAGCGATCGCCTGCACGCTTTCCTGACCTTCACCCGTCCCCAGCCTCCCTTCTCGGAGTTCGCCGACATCGAGGCGCAGCGGAGGTTGACCGCCAGTGTCTTCGCCGGCGCCCGCTGGGAAGTACCGCGGATGCTCGCCGCTCTGCAGGAGGCCACCGATGTCTTCTTCGACGTCGTCAGCCAGATCCGCATGCCTCGATGGTCGAAGGGAAGGGTCGCCCTCGTGGGAGACGCGGCCCACGCTCCGTCGTTCTTGTCGGGCCAAGGGACGAGCACCGCCATGGTCGGCGCCTATGTCCTGGCGGGAGAGCTGGCGACCCATTCCGACTTCAGCGCCGCCTTCGCCTCGTACGAGCGCGTCATGAGGCCGTTCGTCGAGGTGAACCAGTCGCTCGCCGACGGCGGCGCGGCCAGCCTGATCCCCGCCACATCGCGGGCGCTGTGGATCCGGAATCAGGCGCTCCGGGTGACACCATGGCTGGCGCGCACGGGGCTCGCCGGTCGCAAGGGCCGGAGGGCCTCGACGGCGCTCACCCTCCCCCTCTATGGCGTCCAGGCCAGCGGATAG
- a CDS encoding TetR/AcrR family transcriptional regulator, translating into MGYTWRCMSSTGAQKALREGSAQKRSAILAAARELFLADGFDRSSVDAIAARAGVSKRTVYDYFGDKQALLLAVVESTGDLLIAAIRRAIEDTLTHVTDLEDALITFSARIVTEMLGSVDYLALMRLVTMESVQLSQLRGRDHWMMNAPEEAIAERFAEFARAGLLDAPNPRQAADHFIALTVLLAANGFGPVIAPNDARMRELLVEGVRAFLRAYAPSRPAQPRPLA; encoded by the coding sequence ATGGGCTATACCTGGAGGTGCATGTCCTCCACCGGCGCACAAAAGGCTCTTCGTGAAGGGTCCGCGCAGAAGCGATCCGCCATCCTCGCGGCGGCCCGGGAGTTGTTCCTGGCCGACGGGTTCGATCGCTCGAGCGTCGATGCCATCGCCGCTCGCGCCGGCGTCTCCAAGAGGACGGTGTATGACTATTTCGGCGACAAGCAGGCTCTCTTGCTGGCCGTCGTCGAGTCCACAGGTGACCTGCTCATCGCGGCGATCCGACGGGCCATCGAGGACACCTTGACGCACGTCACGGACCTGGAGGACGCCTTGATCACCTTCTCGGCGCGGATCGTGACCGAGATGCTCGGCTCGGTGGACTACCTTGCCCTCATGCGGCTGGTAACGATGGAGTCCGTTCAGCTGTCCCAGCTACGCGGTCGCGACCACTGGATGATGAACGCTCCGGAGGAGGCGATCGCGGAGCGGTTCGCGGAATTTGCGCGTGCAGGGCTGCTCGACGCGCCGAACCCCCGGCAGGCGGCCGATCATTTCATCGCGCTGACCGTCTTGCTCGCCGCCAACGGGTTCGGGCCGGTGATCGCCCCGAATGACGCCCGCATGCGAGAGCTCCTCGTCGAGGGGGTGCGCGCATTTCTTCGAGCCTACGCGCCCAGCCGCCCGGCCCAGCCTCGACCCCTCGCGTAG